One Monomorium pharaonis isolate MP-MQ-018 chromosome 4, ASM1337386v2, whole genome shotgun sequence DNA segment encodes these proteins:
- the LOC105830804 gene encoding TBC1 domain family member 19 — translation MDEKIVESNGSLDKTARKLTDDIQSMSNYRALYHEIQRLVASPTVNKDDFKNSLVAALKDNGLETEIRNTVFHWARSRGSLHSPSVSHIQAADLSYLKKTQIQWERRIQKSLNSTCNELNIPLARIRPTADREELAEKWNELSTYDIDLSQYRPLYAPKDFLDVLFSIRDPSFKKQPDELNWDFSHIQISVKTFAQLRRMYSELAQGMPLLGVNPDMPAMENFPNLEAERTYIGEKVLNSNHAPIAQEFLKRGSPRALRGRIWSLVLGSVIKDNDIEYYEELKNMVLQYDIVVDKLIIMDVQLTARNDDQYFVFEDILYKTMLCFSRDSEILAPVTTDRSAGGQVIHAVLQGKPATLENTLVFPPSGVIPFHGFTMYATPFCYLYDDPCNMYYTFRAFYLRYWFRLHTVSSHEQGIVALCLLFERLLQCHEPYLWTHFKNIHIQPIKIVFKWLMRGFSGHLPPEQLLYLWDLILGYDSLEIIPLLAVTILSFRKENLLQVNTQQNVEAVLADLSSLKVMPLLQLALLKE, via the exons ATGGATGAGAAGATTGTGGAGAGTAACGGCTCGCTCGACAAGACAGCGCGAAAACTCACCGACGACATACAGAGTATGTCGAATTACAGGGCTCTCTATCACGAGATACAA AGACTCGTCGCGTCGCCCACCGTGAACAAAGACGATTTCAAGAACTCGCTGGTCGCGGCGCTCAAGGATAATGGCCTGGAAACGGAAATTCGAAACACAGTGTTTCACTGGGCGCGATCGCGG GGTTCACTACATTCTCCTTCAGTTTCACACATACAGGCAGCTGACCTGAGTTATCTAAAAAAGACTCAAATTCAGTGGGAACGACGTATACAGAAATCATTGAACTCAACATGCAACGAATTGAATATTCCATTGGCTCGTATAAGACCCACTGCAGATAGGGAAGAACTAGCTGAAAAGTGGAATGAATTGAGCACCTATGATATTG ATCTGTCACAGTACCGGCCATTGTATGCACCAAAGGACTTTCTGGATGTATTGTTTTCCATACGTGATCCATCATTTAAAAAGCAACC AGACGAGTTAAATTGGGATTTCAGTCACATACAAATTAGTGTAAAAACGTTTGCGCAGTTG AGGCGTATGTACTCAGAATTGGCACAGGGAATGCCATTATTGGGAGTAAATCCCGACATGCCGGCCATGGAAAATTTCCCAAATTTGGAAGCTGAACGAACGTACATTGGCGAAAAAGTATTAAACTCTAATCATGCGCCGATTGCTCAAGAATTTCTTAAAAGAGGATCTCCTCGAGCATTACGTGGTCGTATTTGGTCACTCGTTCTCGGATCCGTTATCAAAGATAAT gatatagaatattatgaagaattgaaaaatatggTATTGCAATATGACATTGTGGTAGacaaactaataataatg GATGTACAATTAACGGCAAGAAACGACGATCAATATTTTGTGTTTGAAGACATTTTGTATAAGACAATGTTGTGCTTCTCAAGAGACTCCGAGATACTTGCACCAGTCACAACTGACAGAAGTGCCGGAGGTCAAGTGATCCATGCGGTTTTGCAAGGAAAGCCAGCAACGCTGGAAAATACCTTGGTCTTTCCTCCAAGCGGTGTTATTCCGTTTCATGGTTTTACAATGTATG CTACGCCATTTTGCTATTTATATGATGATCCTTGCAATATGTATTATACTTTCCGTGCGTTCTACTTGAGATACTGGTTTCGTTTGCACACTGTGTCGAGCCACGAACAAGGTATAGTCGCCCTCTGCTTACTTTTTGAACGACTACTGCAATGTCATGAACCGTATTTGTGGActcatttcaaaaatatacacattCAACC tataaaaatagttttcaaatGGCTTATGAGAGGCTTCAGTGGCCATTTACCACCTGAACAATTATTGTATCTTTGGGATCTAATTCTCGGTTACGACTCTTTGGAAATTATTCCGTTGTTGGCGGTGACAATATTGAGTTttcgaaaagaaaatttattacaagttAACACACAGCAGAACGTAGAG
- the LOC105830802 gene encoding uncharacterized protein LOC105830802: MDISSMLEVQVKEELDVKENVTPGQDQASSASSSASIPVSQEENNYYKLMFGNDIASVRFRRLHCTACDIHIGSAPSQAHNMFEHPVLRTLLCANCREFYGDGTFEQGDDDTDMFCRWCANGGNLYCCSYCSNTFCYKCIRRNFAAQVRKKIEADEKWKCFVCNPSDLYNARAVCWALLQHIQTVRRILAHDKKMSSMEIEEKMNADESLCCPHKNKRRGGRRRFDSNSEEEDETYLPEDNDLSIGRMKRKQLKKRKSISRPIPNIPQPIYRPPVPIRPRPASFLSGQSFQAESPNSTVVSHKKSIPSEGIVLSSSGVMKSNTSIPSRFDSNALQQQQQQQQSSVYHTSFMNTSGSTAYIQPTRIILPPQSQPQPQSQLTPYQSQQTSSYQSQSLQTTPNTMVSIPNLIDHSSKPLFILPKPKEVNMTLTPNVIELDSDSDDEPKVVAEQDKSTTNKDSNANVANKVVPVALTWENSDDDLREEQPLVEVRSISEKNASFGETMLPYSQELDKFLSDVKTKMYNFFNVTAVENVEVEARQRIKNFYYNMRDTIYQLVCINDRVIRQYNEWRRSQKMETPPLKDKTTSREKVNIPLDMICINDSDTESEKEVEENQQLVEPSDLIKDSNIIKYLLLCKKNVVHCGVGDDSPHLSVDKAIQVYDVVSRDYEKCIGYSVITKTDEKTNNSVLDDTPSTPDKNFGKYEEQFIYYLQHIEDNSIETEDSKSLGELDETLLQEVAQTNSSFISDSSFITDFFKDIGFQKYFSSSVEPTDQSENSQQEKDDMSDSINPVIKDNENDILCTSDKEIANNAGVKLQETNMQPDGKLQQTESQKTHVDATNGESVILHNNEINSKENNTINMEIVASTGNEEDCTIIDD, encoded by the exons ATGGATATCTCGAGCATGCTCGAGGTACAGGTGAAAGAAGAGCTAGATGTGAAGGAAAACG ttacacCAGGACAGGATCAAGCATCCAGCGCGTCTAGCTCGGCCTCCATACCGGTCTCTCAAGAAGAGAACAATTACTACAAGCTCATGTTTGGCAATG acattGCATCTGTACGATTCCGTAGACTTCACTGTACAGCTTGCGATATACACATTGGCTCTGCTCCATCTCAAGCTCACAACATGTTTGAACATCCTGTACTCCGTACATTATTATGTGCAAATTGTCGTGAGTTTTATGGAGATGGTACTTTTGAACAag GTGATGACGATACAGATATGTTTTGTAGATGGTGTGCCAATGGtggaaatttatattgttgctCATATTGTAGCAATACATTCTGTTACAAATGCATAAGGAGAAATTTTGCAGCTCAAGTAAGGAAGAAAATTGAAGCTGAtgaaaaatggaaatgttTTGTGTGTAATCCAAGTGATTTGTATAATGCGAGGGCTGTCTGCTGGGCTCTACTTCAACACATACAAACAGTGAGAag GATACTGGCGCACGATAAGAAGATGAGCTCCATGGAGATCGAGGAGAAGATGAATGCTGATGAGTCGCTCTGCTGTCCACATAAGAACAAACGTAGGGGAGGACGACGGAGATTCGACTCCAATTCAGAAGAAGAGGATGAAACGTATTTACCTGAGGACAACGACTTATCGATAGGACGTATGAAACgtaaacaattgaaaaaacGCAAGTCGATTAGTCGGCCCATTCCGAACATTCCGCAACCCATCTATCGACCACCGGTTCCCATTAGACCACGTCCAGCATCGTTTCTGAGTGGCCAATCTTTTCAAGCTGAATCACCGAATTCGACTGTGGTTAgtcataaaaaatcaattccgTCGGAGGGTATCGTTCTTTCATCGTCTGGTGTAATGAAATCGAATACTTCGATACCATCGAGATTCGATTCTAATGCCctacagcagcagcagcaacaacagcagtCTTCCGTGTACCACACATCTTTTATGAACACTTCGGGATCTACCGCTTATATTCAACCCACTCGGATTATTCTTCCGCCGCAGTCGCAGCCGCAACCACAGTCGCAGTTGACACCGTACCAGTCACAGCAGACGAGCTCGTATCAATCGCAATCGCTCCAGACTACACCAAATACGATGGTGTCTATACCTAATTTAATAGACCATAGCTCTAAACCTTTGTTTATTCTTCCAAAACCGAAAGAAGTAAATATGACGTTGACACCTAACGTAATTGAACTGGATAGCGATTCCGATGATGAACCGAAAGTCGTCGCAGAGCAAGACAAGTCGACAACTAATAAAGACAGTAATGCAAACGTTGCTAATAAAGTAGTACCCGTCGCTCTTACTTGGGAGAACAGCGACGACGACTTGCGAGAAGAACAACCCCTGGTAGAGGTACGCTCGATTTCGGAAAAAAATGCCTCTTTTGGTGAAACAATGTTGCCATACAGCCAAGAGCTTGACAAGTTTTTAAGTGACGTGAAGacgaaaatgtataatttcttCAACGTGACTGCAGTTGAAAATGTCGAAGTAGAGGCGCGACAAAGAATCAAGAATTTCTATTACAATATGCGTGACACGATCTATCAGTTAgtatgtattaacgatagagtAATACGTCAATATAATGAGTGGAGGAGGTCTCAAAAGATGGAAACACCGCCTTTGAAAGACAAAACTACATCCcgagaaaaagtaaatattccTTTAGATATGATTTGCATCAACGATTCTGATACTGAATCAGAGAAGGAAGTTGAAGAAAATCAGCAACTTGTAGAACCATccgatttaattaaagatagtaatattattaaatatttgttactttgtaagaaaaatgttgTGCATTGTGGTGTTGGTGATGATAGCCCGCACTTGTCTGTGGATAAAGCAATTCAAGTATACGATGTTGTTTCGAGGgattatgaaaaatgtatcgGTTATTCTGTGATAACAAAAACCGATGAGAAAACGAACAATAGTGTTTTGGACGACACGCCGAGCACGCCTGACAAGAATTTTGGCAAATATGAGgaacaatttatttactatttgcaACACATCGAGGATAACAGCATTGAGACGGAAGATTCGAAGAGTTTGGGGGAGTTGGATGAAACATTACTTCAAGAAGTGGCGCAAACGAATTCATCATTTATTTCAGATTCATCATTTATTACAgattttttcaaagatatcggttttcaaaaatatttttcatcttcTGTTGAACCTACTGATCAATCGGAAAATTCCCAACAAGAAAAAGATGATATGAGTGATAGCATTAATCCAGTAATCAAAGATAATGAAAATGACATCCTTTGTACAAGCGATAAAGAAATTGCTAATAATGCCGGTGTTAAGTTACAAGAAACAAATATGCAACCAGATGGTAAGTTGCAACAAACGGAATCACAAAAAACACATGTAGATGCGACAAACGGAGAATcggtaatattacataataatgaaataaactcaaaagaaaataatactataaatatgGAAATAGTTGCTTCTACCGGAAATGAAGAGGATTGTACTATTATCGATGATTAA